One stretch of Amycolatopsis tolypomycina DNA includes these proteins:
- a CDS encoding sodium-translocating pyrophosphatase, which produces MSRQFLAEGGSITLSGGGYTIVGVVAVVALAALVIGYVLLKEVLAAGQGTAKMQDIAKAVQEGAAAYLKRQRNTLAIFGVVVFLLLFILPADDWNEKIGRSIFFLVGAGFSFAIGYLGMWLATQANLRVAAASREEGGREKAMRIAFRTGGVVGMITVGLGLFGAAVVVLVYTGQAPKVLEGFGFGAALIAMFMRVGGGIFTKAADVGADLVGKVEQGIPEDDPRNAATIADNVGDNVGDCAGMAADLFESYAVMLVAALILGSTAFGVHGLIFPLIVPAIGVITAVIGVYITKAKTGEGGLVTINRSFYISAVISAVLSAIAAFVYLPSSFSEFGAGFEGTGNPAVIATIAVIIGIVLAAVILKLTGYYTGTEYKPVKDVGQTSETGAATVILSGISIGFESAVYTALVIGAAVFGAYLLGGGVALFAVALAGTGLLTTVGVIVAMDTFGPVSDNAQGIAEMSGDVDEKAAQILTELDAVGNTTKAITKGIAIATAVLAATALFGSYSDAITKAMGVGGDFIANIVGPATLVGVIVGAAVVFMFSGLAVNAVSRAAGAVVYEVRRQFRDIPGIMEGTTRPEYGKVVDIVTRDSLRELTTPGLLAVFAPIAVGFGLGTSALAGYLAGAIACGTLMAIFLANSGGAWDNAKKLVEDGNHGGKGSDAHEATIIGDTVGDPFKDTAGPAINPLIKVMNLVSVLIAPAIVQLTVGDSANTAVRIIISLVAVAVIVAAIVVSKRRGTVLSDTPTEITA; this is translated from the coding sequence ATGTCACGGCAGTTCCTCGCGGAGGGCGGGTCCATCACGCTCTCCGGAGGTGGCTACACGATTGTCGGTGTAGTCGCCGTGGTCGCGCTTGCCGCACTCGTCATCGGCTACGTCCTGCTCAAGGAGGTGCTGGCCGCAGGCCAGGGCACCGCCAAGATGCAGGACATCGCCAAGGCGGTGCAGGAAGGCGCGGCCGCGTACCTCAAGCGGCAGCGGAACACCCTCGCGATCTTCGGCGTGGTCGTGTTCCTCCTGCTCTTCATCCTTCCCGCGGACGACTGGAACGAGAAGATCGGCCGTTCGATCTTCTTCCTGGTCGGGGCGGGTTTCTCGTTCGCGATCGGCTACCTCGGCATGTGGCTGGCGACGCAGGCGAATCTGCGCGTCGCGGCCGCGTCGCGTGAGGAAGGCGGGCGCGAGAAGGCGATGCGCATCGCGTTCCGCACCGGTGGCGTCGTCGGCATGATCACCGTCGGCCTCGGCCTGTTCGGTGCCGCGGTCGTCGTGCTGGTCTACACCGGCCAGGCGCCCAAGGTGCTGGAGGGCTTCGGCTTCGGCGCCGCCCTGATCGCGATGTTCATGCGTGTCGGCGGCGGTATCTTCACCAAGGCCGCCGACGTCGGCGCGGACCTGGTCGGCAAGGTCGAGCAGGGCATCCCGGAGGACGACCCGCGCAACGCCGCCACCATCGCGGACAACGTGGGCGACAACGTCGGCGACTGCGCCGGCATGGCCGCGGACCTCTTCGAGTCCTACGCCGTCATGCTGGTCGCCGCGCTGATCCTGGGCAGCACCGCCTTCGGCGTGCACGGCCTGATCTTCCCGCTGATCGTGCCGGCCATCGGCGTGATCACCGCCGTCATCGGTGTCTACATCACCAAGGCGAAGACGGGCGAGGGCGGCCTGGTCACGATCAACCGCTCCTTCTACATCTCCGCGGTGATTTCCGCGGTGCTGTCGGCGATCGCGGCGTTCGTGTACCTGCCGAGCAGCTTCTCCGAATTCGGCGCGGGCTTCGAGGGCACGGGCAACCCGGCGGTCATCGCGACCATCGCGGTGATCATCGGCATCGTGCTCGCCGCGGTCATCCTGAAGCTGACGGGCTACTACACCGGCACCGAGTACAAGCCCGTCAAGGACGTCGGCCAGACCTCGGAAACCGGTGCGGCGACGGTGATCCTGTCCGGTATCTCGATCGGCTTCGAGTCCGCTGTGTACACCGCGCTCGTCATCGGTGCGGCCGTCTTCGGGGCCTACCTGCTCGGCGGCGGCGTCGCGCTGTTCGCCGTCGCGCTGGCCGGCACCGGCCTGCTGACCACCGTCGGCGTCATCGTCGCGATGGACACCTTCGGCCCGGTTTCGGACAACGCGCAGGGCATCGCCGAGATGTCCGGTGACGTCGACGAGAAGGCCGCGCAGATCCTCACCGAGCTGGACGCGGTCGGCAACACCACGAAGGCCATCACCAAGGGCATCGCGATCGCCACGGCCGTCCTCGCGGCGACCGCGCTCTTCGGTTCCTACTCCGACGCGATCACGAAGGCGATGGGCGTCGGCGGTGACTTCATCGCCAACATCGTCGGTCCGGCGACCCTGGTCGGCGTGATCGTCGGTGCGGCCGTCGTGTTCATGTTCTCCGGTCTCGCGGTCAACGCGGTGTCCCGGGCCGCCGGCGCGGTCGTCTACGAAGTGCGCCGCCAGTTCCGCGACATCCCGGGGATCATGGAGGGCACCACCCGCCCCGAGTACGGCAAGGTCGTCGACATCGTCACGCGCGACTCGCTGCGTGAGCTGACGACGCCGGGTCTGCTGGCGGTCTTCGCGCCGATCGCGGTCGGGTTCGGCCTGGGCACCAGCGCGCTCGCCGGCTACCTGGCCGGGGCGATCGCCTGCGGCACCCTGATGGCGATCTTCCTCGCCAACTCGGGTGGCGCGTGGGACAACGCCAAGAAGCTGGTCGAGGACGGCAACCACGGCGGCAAGGGTTCGGACGCGCACGAGGCCACCATCATCGGTGACACCGTGGGTGACCCGTTCAAGGACACCGCCGGCCCGGCGATCAACCCGCTGATCAAGGTGATGAACCTGGTCTCGGTGCTGATCGCGCCCGCCATCGTGCAGCTGACGGTCGGCGACAGCGCCAACACCGCCGTGCGCATCATCATCTCGCTGGTCGCGGTCGCGGTGATCGTGGCGGCGATCGTGGTCTCGAAGCGCCGGGGGACGGTCCTGTCGGACACCCCGACGGAGATCACGGCCTGA
- a CDS encoding DEAD/DEAH box helicase translates to MTAGIPPREEPVTHVADLPGRAARYAEWPSWADPAVVAALRDCGVSAPWAHQAEAASHAYEGRHVVISTGTASGKSLAYQLPVLSRLAAGEKAKASVRGFRVAEPSARGEAPVVTALYLSPTKALGADQLRAVSSLDVPGVRAASFDGDTPMAERDWVRAHANWVFTNPDMLHRGILSAHGRWATFFRRLSCVVVDECHSYRGVFGSHVALLLRRLRRVAEHYGASPVFVLASATTASPASFASRLTGVPCVAVTEDASPRGARTVALWEPPLLEELTGENGAPVRRSAGAETSRILADLVLEGARSLAFIRSRRGAELAALGARRILSEVDPVLSETVAAYRSGYLPEERRALEAALLSGRLLGVATTNALELGVDIAGLDAVVLAGYPGTLASFWQQAGRAGRSGDSALVVFVARDDPLDTYLVHHPEALLSRPVETAVLDPANPYVLAPQLACAVAELPLTLPELEVFGGSAAQEVLAELTEQKLVRRRSSGWYWTSRDRPHAEVGIRGTGGEQIAVVESDSGRMLGTVDPGSACFAVHPGAVYLHQGSSYVVDELELDQGLALVHAENPDWTTTPREIVDISVLSIQEKQDYGGVSVCLGEVAVTSQVVGYLRRRPSGEVLDHTPLDLPEQSLRTRAVWYTVSAALLGPAVAAAGRARASSAASAGCGVADDSGDSAGSDGSGDSDVSDGEVGTGGHRVGTESAGPVGTGEETQANGRGPVREGGRTPGGAGLVPARVPGALHAAEHAAIGLLPLFATCDRWDIGGVSTAWHEDTGEATVFVHDGHPGGAGFAERGYAAIVPWLAATREAIVSCECPTGCPSCVQSPKCGNGNEPLDKAGAVAVLGTVLGALRQHGT, encoded by the coding sequence GTGACCGCCGGCATCCCGCCGCGCGAGGAGCCGGTCACGCACGTCGCGGACCTGCCGGGCCGCGCCGCGCGCTACGCAGAGTGGCCGTCGTGGGCGGATCCGGCGGTTGTCGCTGCGCTGCGTGACTGCGGTGTGTCCGCGCCTTGGGCGCATCAGGCGGAGGCGGCTTCGCACGCGTACGAGGGACGGCACGTCGTGATTTCGACCGGCACGGCGTCGGGCAAGTCGCTCGCCTACCAGCTGCCGGTGCTGTCGCGGCTGGCCGCGGGCGAGAAGGCGAAAGCATCGGTTCGGGGGTTCCGGGTGGCGGAGCCCTCGGCCCGGGGCGAAGCCCCGGTTGTCACCGCGCTGTACCTCTCGCCGACGAAGGCGCTGGGGGCCGACCAGCTGCGTGCGGTGTCCTCTTTGGACGTGCCGGGGGTGCGGGCGGCGTCGTTCGACGGGGACACGCCGATGGCCGAGCGCGACTGGGTGCGCGCCCACGCGAACTGGGTGTTCACCAACCCGGACATGCTGCACCGCGGGATCCTCTCGGCGCACGGCCGGTGGGCGACGTTCTTCCGGCGGCTCAGCTGTGTGGTGGTCGACGAGTGCCACAGCTACCGCGGCGTCTTCGGCTCGCACGTCGCTCTGCTGCTTCGCCGGCTTCGGCGGGTGGCCGAGCACTACGGCGCTTCGCCGGTCTTCGTGCTCGCTTCGGCGACAACGGCTTCGCCTGCTTCGTTCGCCTCGCGGCTGACGGGGGTGCCTTGTGTCGCCGTCACGGAAGACGCGTCGCCACGCGGCGCCCGCACGGTCGCGTTGTGGGAGCCGCCGCTACTGGAGGAGCTGACCGGGGAAAACGGCGCGCCGGTCCGGCGTTCGGCGGGCGCGGAGACGTCGCGGATCCTCGCCGACCTGGTGCTGGAAGGCGCGCGGTCACTGGCGTTCATCCGGTCGCGGCGGGGCGCGGAGCTGGCCGCGCTGGGTGCGCGTCGCATACTGTCCGAAGTGGACCCGGTGTTATCGGAAACCGTTGCGGCGTACAGGTCTGGCTACCTGCCGGAGGAGCGTCGCGCGTTGGAAGCGGCTTTGTTGTCGGGCCGGTTGCTGGGCGTGGCGACGACGAACGCGCTGGAGCTCGGCGTCGACATCGCGGGCCTGGACGCGGTGGTGCTGGCCGGCTACCCGGGCACGCTGGCGTCGTTCTGGCAGCAGGCCGGGCGGGCGGGCCGGTCCGGCGATTCGGCGCTGGTGGTGTTCGTCGCGCGGGACGACCCGCTCGACACCTACCTGGTGCACCACCCGGAGGCGCTGCTTTCGCGGCCGGTGGAGACGGCGGTGCTCGACCCGGCGAACCCGTACGTGCTGGCGCCGCAGCTCGCGTGCGCCGTCGCGGAGCTGCCGCTGACCCTCCCCGAGCTGGAGGTGTTCGGCGGTTCGGCGGCCCAGGAGGTACTGGCCGAGCTGACGGAACAGAAGCTGGTGCGGCGCCGGTCGAGCGGCTGGTACTGGACGTCGCGGGACCGGCCGCACGCCGAGGTCGGCATCCGCGGCACGGGCGGGGAGCAGATCGCGGTCGTCGAGTCGGATTCCGGCCGGATGCTCGGGACGGTCGACCCGGGCTCGGCCTGCTTCGCCGTTCACCCGGGGGCGGTGTACCTGCACCAGGGGTCGTCGTACGTCGTCGACGAGCTGGAGCTGGACCAGGGGCTGGCGCTGGTCCACGCGGAAAACCCGGACTGGACGACGACACCGCGCGAGATCGTGGACATCTCCGTGCTGAGCATTCAGGAGAAGCAGGACTACGGCGGGGTGAGCGTCTGCCTCGGCGAGGTGGCCGTGACGTCGCAGGTGGTGGGCTACCTGCGGAGGCGGCCGTCCGGGGAGGTGCTGGACCACACGCCGCTCGACCTGCCGGAGCAGAGCCTGCGCACGCGTGCGGTCTGGTACACGGTGTCGGCCGCACTGCTGGGGCCGGCGGTTGCAGCCGCCGGCCGGGCGCGGGCTTCGTCCGCTGCCTCCGCCGGCTGCGGTGTCGCCGATGACTCCGGTGATTCCGCCGGCTCCGATGGCTCGGGTGACTCCGATGTCTCCGATGGCGAGGTGGGGACCGGGGGCCATCGGGTGGGGACCGAATCTGCGGGGCCGGTGGGGACCGGGGAGGAGACCCAGGCGAACGGTCGGGGGCCCGTTCGCGAGGGTGGCAGGACACCGGGGGGTGCCGGATTGGTTCCGGCACGGGTCCCCGGTGCCCTGCATGCCGCCGAGCACGCGGCGATCGGCCTGCTACCGCTGTTCGCTACGTGCGACCGGTGGGACATCGGCGGGGTGAGTACCGCGTGGCACGAAGACACCGGGGAGGCGACGGTGTTCGTGCATGACGGGCATCCCGGGGGTGCGGGATTTGCCGAACGCGGTTATGCCGCGATTGTCCCGTGGCTGGCCGCAACGCGGGAGGCGATCGTCTCCTGCGAGTGCCCGACGGGATGCCCGTCCTGCGTTCAGTCGCCGAAGTGCGGGAACGGCAACGAACCGCTGGACAAGGCGGGGGCAGTGGCCGTGCTGGGAACCGTGCTCGGGGCGTTGCGTCAACACGGCACCTAG
- a CDS encoding bifunctional DNA primase/polymerase yields the protein MLDANWPDSWRGAFRIELRAEAIGLAWRGWPVLPGVNPAPLAGGDDLTWRRPVPASDAWREQLGTHAHEVATWFSDRTHSLLVATGTVLDAIEVDDELGKRACRLLRAIGHPAPIIALPNGRWLFLTTVADRIPAELAERAAIQWHGKDSYIPLPPSPFQHGVVHWRVKPEVCGWQLPDAAEVHDVLVRALAGERAGQLVQTSAA from the coding sequence ATGTTGGACGCGAATTGGCCGGACAGCTGGCGCGGTGCCTTCCGCATCGAACTGCGGGCGGAGGCGATCGGCCTCGCCTGGCGCGGCTGGCCGGTGCTCCCGGGCGTCAACCCCGCTCCGCTCGCCGGTGGCGACGACCTCACCTGGCGTCGTCCGGTTCCGGCCAGTGACGCCTGGCGCGAACAGCTCGGCACCCACGCCCACGAGGTCGCCACCTGGTTCTCCGACCGCACCCACAGCCTGCTCGTCGCCACCGGCACCGTGCTCGACGCCATCGAGGTCGACGACGAACTCGGCAAGCGCGCCTGCCGCCTCCTCCGTGCCATCGGCCACCCCGCGCCCATCATCGCGCTGCCGAACGGCCGCTGGCTCTTCCTGACCACCGTCGCCGACCGCATCCCGGCCGAGCTGGCCGAGCGCGCCGCCATCCAGTGGCACGGCAAGGACAGCTACATCCCGCTGCCGCCGTCGCCGTTCCAGCACGGTGTCGTGCACTGGCGCGTCAAGCCCGAGGTGTGCGGCTGGCAGCTGCCGGACGCCGCCGAGGTGCACGACGTCCTCGTGCGTGCCCTGGCCGGCGAGCGTGCCGGGCAGCTGGTCCAGACCAGCGCGGCCTGA